A single genomic interval of Hippoglossus stenolepis isolate QCI-W04-F060 chromosome 24, HSTE1.2, whole genome shotgun sequence harbors:
- the LOC118103268 gene encoding leucine-rich repeat-containing protein 3 translates to MGASRWCSSSVKPPSCASLVGTLCLLSSVMPASACPKTCHCTERNGVVVQCTSRNLESIPPNLPHDTVVLLLSSNRIKHVTKEAFIDLRRLRELDLSHNAIESVEAGAFQGISEGLRSLDLSNNHLSSLPKDTFAKLHARIRLSHNPWHCECSLQEVLRELRLDPETINEVSCYTSVQEEYVGQPVIQVLDSGINFCNFHHKTTDVAMFVAMFCWFSMVTAYIIYYIKHNQEDARRHMEYLKSLPSTSHVSKDYDTASSVL, encoded by the coding sequence ATGGGGGCCTCTCGATGGTGCAGTTCATCCGTAAAACCTCCTTCCTGTGCTTCTCTAGTGGGCACACTGTGCCTCCTGTCGTCCGTCATGCCTGCGTCTGCCTGCCCTAAGACCTGTCACTGCACGGAGAGAAACGGCGTGGTGGTGCAGTGCACCTCGCGCAACCTGGAGAGCATCCCGCCGAACTTGCCCCATGACACTGTTGTCCTCTTGCTTTCGTCCAACCGCATCAAACACGTCACAAAGGAGGCGTTCATAGACCTCCGCCGCCTCAGGGAGCTGGACTTATCTCACAACGCCATCGAGAGCGTGGAGGCCGGCGCCTTCCAGGGGATTTCAGAAGGCCTGCGGAGCTTGGATCTTTCAAACAACCACCTCAGCAGCCTCCCGAAGGACACGTTCGCCAAGCTCCACGCTCGCATCCGCCTCTCCCACAACCCCTGGCACTGCGAGTGCTCTTTGCAGGAGGTGCTGAGGGAGCTGAGGCTGGACCCCGAGACCATCAACGAGGTCAGCTGCTACACGTCGGTGCAGGAGGAGTACGTGGGACAACCGGTGATCCAGGTCCTGGACTCGGGGATCAACTTTTGCAACTTCCACCACAAGACGACAGACGTGGCCATGTTTGTGGCCATGTTCTGCTGGTTCTCTATGGTGACGGCGTACATCATTTACTACATCAAACACAACCAGGAGGACGCCAGGAGGCACATGGAGTATTTAAAGTCGCTGCCCAGCACCTCGCACGTCAGCAAGGACTACGACACGGCCAGCAGTGTGCTCTAG